One window of Saccharicrinis carchari genomic DNA carries:
- a CDS encoding glycine--tRNA ligase, giving the protein MAQEDVFKKLVAHCKEYGFVFQSSEIYDGLSAVYDYGQMGVELKNNIKKYWYDSMVKLNENVVGLDSAIFMHPTTWKASGHVDAFNDPLIDNKESKKRYRADVLIEDLIQKFEVKIEKEVSKAQKRFGESFDEDQFKSTNPRVLANQEKINEIHTRFSAALNNNDLEDLKQIIIDYEIACPISGTKNWTDVRQFNLMFSTEIGSTAEGASKIYLRPETAQGIFVNYLNVQKTGRMKIPFGIAQIGKAFRNEIVARQFIFRMREFEQMELQFFVRPGDEMQWFEYWKDFRMKWHKSLGMGDENYRFHDHEKLAHYANAATDIEYRMPFGFKEVEGIHSRTDYDLAQHQEYSGKKLQYFDPELNKSYVPYVVETSIGVDRMFLSILAGAYTEDEVVDTKGKKETRVLLKLPAILAPIKMAVLPLLKKAGLPEKAREIVDSLKFDFNLQYDEKDSIGKRYRRQDAIGTPFCITVDHQTLEDNTVTIRYRDTMEQERVNIADLNNILEEKVSMKNLLKSLV; this is encoded by the coding sequence ATGGCGCAGGAGGATGTATTTAAAAAATTGGTAGCCCACTGTAAAGAGTATGGCTTCGTGTTTCAGAGTAGCGAGATTTACGACGGATTAAGTGCCGTGTACGACTATGGGCAAATGGGTGTTGAATTAAAAAACAACATAAAAAAGTATTGGTACGATTCCATGGTTAAACTCAACGAAAACGTGGTGGGACTCGATTCTGCCATATTTATGCACCCTACCACCTGGAAAGCCTCGGGGCATGTAGATGCCTTTAACGACCCGCTGATTGACAACAAAGAAAGTAAAAAACGCTATCGTGCCGATGTGCTTATCGAGGATTTAATACAGAAGTTTGAGGTAAAAATAGAAAAAGAGGTGAGTAAAGCCCAAAAGCGTTTTGGGGAGTCCTTCGACGAGGACCAGTTTAAAAGCACCAACCCGCGTGTGCTGGCCAACCAGGAGAAGATAAACGAGATACACACTCGTTTTTCGGCAGCATTAAACAATAACGATCTGGAGGATTTAAAACAGATTATTATCGATTATGAAATTGCCTGTCCTATTTCGGGCACTAAAAACTGGACTGATGTGCGTCAGTTTAACCTGATGTTCTCTACCGAGATTGGTTCTACCGCCGAGGGTGCCAGTAAAATTTATCTGCGCCCCGAAACAGCGCAGGGCATATTTGTTAATTACCTGAACGTTCAGAAAACCGGACGCATGAAGATTCCTTTTGGCATTGCACAGATAGGTAAGGCTTTCAGGAACGAGATAGTAGCCCGTCAGTTTATTTTTCGCATGCGAGAGTTTGAGCAAATGGAGCTGCAGTTTTTTGTGCGTCCCGGCGATGAGATGCAGTGGTTTGAGTATTGGAAGGACTTTCGCATGAAATGGCATAAATCGCTGGGGATGGGCGACGAGAACTACCGTTTTCACGACCACGAAAAGCTGGCACACTATGCCAATGCCGCCACTGATATTGAATATCGCATGCCTTTTGGCTTTAAAGAGGTAGAGGGGATTCACTCACGCACCGATTACGACCTGGCGCAGCATCAGGAATATTCGGGTAAAAAGCTACAATATTTCGATCCGGAACTTAACAAAAGTTACGTGCCTTATGTGGTAGAAACCTCCATTGGTGTAGACCGCATGTTCCTGAGTATTTTGGCCGGTGCTTATACCGAAGACGAGGTGGTAGATACCAAAGGTAAAAAGGAGACGCGTGTGTTGTTGAAGTTGCCTGCCATCCTGGCACCTATAAAGATGGCCGTATTGCCCTTGCTAAAGAAAGCCGGCTTGCCCGAAAAAGCACGGGAAATTGTAGACAGCCTGAAATTCGATTTCAACCTTCAGTACGACGAAAAAGATTCCATAGGCAAGCGCTACCGTCGTCAGGACGCCATTGGAACGCCCTTCTGCATAACGGTTGATCATCAAACCCTGGAGGACAATACCGTTACTATCCGTTACCGCGATACCATGGAACAGGAACGTGTAAACATAGCCGACCTGAATAATATTTTGGAGGAGAAGGTAAGTATGAAGAATTTGCTTAAATCACTGGTTTAG
- a CDS encoding TonB-dependent receptor domain-containing protein: MNATKKKWGLICWALLMVFGPALANPTNEISEKGVLKGHVYDSKTGQAVEYATIAVYKSRDNSLVTGEISDADGAFAIKGLEAGEFYVTISFLGYDAVRYDKITVEPGRDVVNLGDIMLDGSSRSLDEVEVVADRQSIEFKIDKKVVSVGEQMTSASLSAVEVLENVPSIRVDIEGNVSLRGSTGFTVLIDGKPTVLDPSDALRQTPASTIENIEIITNPSAKYQPDGTGGIINIISKKNRMQGIQGLVNVKGGSFSQYGGDILLNWRQKNTNFYVGGDYNNRPFPGESFSERRTVNNGITTTKISEGENERSFNGGSFRAGFDWDITEKDFFSIGIRTGKYNMDSESDLYYTTRQTPGNTILSEFNRSDAYRGGSYYSLTGNYQRKFAQEGHELSAQLNYRSREGEEWSENRLYSENKNQINSGTRTTEDGPSARWEMRLDYTKPIGEKDRFEAGFQGRSSESDDITTLSVYDQTIGEMLLQEDKSNEINYSRNIYALYSTYNGQLGDFGYQLGLRGEYTLRDILNIAGDEKYTLDRWDYFPTLHLSYQLPKDHQLMASYSRRIDRPRGYYLEPFITWQDMYNVRQGNPNMDPEYIDAMELGYLKKWELAQLSLEGYYRVTHNKVERIQSVYEEGILLTAFANVGTDYSFGLDATYSVPLFKWWEVNLMGNMYDYRVEGSLNEKSFERSSFNWSSRLNSTFRVMKTVQLQLDGNYNSPTVTSQGETEGYYTMNGALRMDFLDRKLSAVVQVRDIFATARRVSETQDADFYNYQKWERKAPLVSFTLSYRINNFMPKRNNRGNGEDMGDEEF; the protein is encoded by the coding sequence ATGAATGCGACAAAGAAAAAATGGGGCTTGATATGTTGGGCTCTTCTTATGGTTTTTGGCCCGGCCTTGGCCAACCCAACAAACGAAATAAGTGAAAAAGGAGTATTGAAAGGGCATGTTTATGATAGTAAAACCGGGCAGGCTGTTGAGTATGCAACCATAGCCGTTTACAAGAGCCGGGATAACTCGTTGGTTACCGGAGAAATTAGCGATGCGGATGGAGCATTTGCCATAAAAGGGCTGGAGGCCGGAGAGTTTTATGTTACCATATCCTTTTTGGGCTACGATGCCGTACGGTACGACAAAATAACGGTGGAACCGGGCAGGGACGTGGTAAATCTGGGCGACATCATGCTCGACGGCTCATCCCGTTCCCTCGACGAAGTGGAGGTGGTAGCGGACCGCCAATCCATCGAGTTTAAAATTGATAAGAAAGTAGTGTCCGTAGGGGAGCAAATGACTTCTGCATCCCTGTCGGCCGTGGAAGTGTTGGAGAATGTACCTTCCATACGGGTGGATATCGAAGGTAATGTATCGTTGCGTGGGAGTACCGGTTTTACGGTGCTCATCGATGGTAAACCAACGGTGCTTGATCCGTCCGATGCTTTGCGCCAGACACCGGCTTCCACCATCGAAAATATCGAAATTATCACCAATCCTTCGGCCAAGTACCAACCCGACGGTACGGGCGGCATCATCAATATCATCTCCAAAAAAAACAGGATGCAAGGTATTCAGGGGCTGGTAAATGTTAAGGGTGGCTCTTTTAGTCAATACGGGGGCGATATATTGCTTAATTGGCGCCAAAAAAACACTAATTTTTATGTGGGCGGCGATTACAACAACCGTCCTTTTCCGGGAGAATCATTTAGCGAACGCCGTACAGTGAACAATGGTATTACCACCACAAAAATATCCGAGGGAGAAAACGAACGAAGTTTCAATGGGGGATCTTTTAGAGCCGGTTTTGATTGGGATATCACCGAAAAGGATTTCTTTTCAATCGGGATTCGTACCGGTAAATATAACATGGACAGCGAGTCGGATCTGTATTACACAACAAGGCAAACACCCGGAAATACCATCCTGAGTGAGTTCAATAGGAGCGACGCATATAGGGGCGGTTCGTATTATTCACTTACCGGAAACTACCAAAGAAAGTTTGCACAAGAGGGTCACGAACTTTCGGCCCAGCTCAACTATCGTTCCCGCGAGGGTGAAGAATGGAGCGAGAACAGGTTATATTCAGAAAATAAGAACCAGATAAATTCCGGAACACGAACGACGGAAGACGGTCCTTCCGCGCGCTGGGAGATGCGTTTGGACTATACTAAACCCATAGGCGAGAAGGATCGTTTCGAGGCCGGTTTTCAGGGGCGCAGCAGCGAGAGCGACGACATCACTACCCTGTCGGTTTATGACCAGACCATTGGCGAGATGCTTTTGCAAGAAGATAAAAGCAATGAAATCAATTATTCGCGCAATATATATGCCTTGTATTCTACTTATAACGGACAATTGGGCGATTTTGGCTATCAACTGGGCTTGCGCGGTGAATATACGCTGCGCGACATCCTCAATATAGCGGGGGACGAGAAATATACCCTGGATAGGTGGGATTACTTTCCCACCCTTCATCTCTCGTACCAACTACCCAAGGACCATCAGCTTATGGCCAGTTATTCCCGACGTATCGATAGGCCCAGGGGATATTATTTAGAGCCATTTATTACCTGGCAAGATATGTACAATGTGAGGCAGGGGAACCCTAATATGGATCCTGAATATATCGATGCTATGGAATTGGGCTACCTTAAAAAGTGGGAATTGGCTCAGCTGTCGTTGGAGGGCTATTATAGGGTAACGCACAACAAAGTAGAAAGGATACAGAGCGTTTACGAAGAGGGTATATTGTTGACAGCGTTTGCCAACGTGGGCACCGATTATTCCTTTGGGCTGGATGCGACCTACAGCGTGCCGTTGTTTAAATGGTGGGAAGTAAACCTAATGGGGAACATGTACGATTATAGGGTAGAGGGATCGCTGAACGAAAAGAGTTTTGAGCGTAGTTCTTTTAACTGGAGCTCCCGCCTTAACAGCACTTTCCGCGTGATGAAAACTGTACAGTTGCAACTGGATGGCAACTACAACAGCCCTACCGTGACCTCGCAAGGCGAAACCGAGGGCTATTACACTATGAATGGTGCGCTGCGGATGGACTTTTTGGATAGAAAACTCTCGGCAGTGGTGCAGGTAAGGGATATTTTTGCTACTGCCCGCCGCGTATCCGAAACCCAGGATGCCGACTTTTATAATTACCAAAAATGGGAAAGAAAGGCTCCCCTTGTTTCGTTTACCTTGAGCTATCGTATCAATAATTTTATGCCCAAGCGCAATAACAGAGGTAACGGTGAAGATATGGGTGACGAAGAGTTTTAG
- a CDS encoding alpha/beta fold hydrolase — protein MELFFRELGKGDKNLIIIHGLYGSSDNWLSVARMLEDKFRIFIVDQRNHGQSPHSNEMDYNSMAEDIKTFMQQRQLKKANIMGHSMGGKTAMLFALKNPLMVDKLVVLDIAPKYYNQETNYGRITSDHRAIVDALLAVDPSEHSSRNAIGKVLKQSIPNNMVRSFLLKNVERGKDKQYYWKLNVQAISDNLDKIMNGVPEFEDTEEFPSQKTVVMIRGAKSPYVQDEDMQLVRKYFPSAQLADIPDAGHWLHTDQPDLFIKTLDYFLS, from the coding sequence ATGGAACTCTTCTTTCGCGAATTGGGTAAAGGGGATAAAAATCTGATTATAATACATGGTTTATATGGCTCGTCGGACAATTGGCTGAGCGTGGCGCGTATGCTCGAAGATAAGTTCAGGATTTTTATTGTGGATCAGCGAAACCATGGACAAAGCCCCCATAGCAATGAGATGGATTACAACAGCATGGCCGAAGACATTAAAACATTTATGCAGCAGCGGCAGTTAAAAAAAGCCAACATAATGGGTCATTCAATGGGGGGTAAGACAGCTATGCTTTTTGCGCTTAAAAATCCCTTAATGGTGGATAAATTAGTGGTGTTGGATATTGCACCCAAGTATTATAATCAGGAGACCAACTATGGCCGGATTACCAGCGACCATCGAGCCATTGTAGATGCCCTGCTCGCTGTTGATCCTTCGGAACATAGCTCGCGCAATGCCATTGGCAAAGTGCTGAAACAAAGCATCCCCAACAATATGGTGCGTAGTTTCCTGCTTAAAAATGTTGAGCGTGGCAAGGATAAACAATATTACTGGAAGCTTAATGTTCAGGCCATATCGGATAACTTAGATAAGATAATGAATGGTGTGCCGGAGTTTGAAGATACAGAGGAATTTCCATCCCAAAAAACAGTAGTGATGATAAGAGGCGCCAAATCACCGTATGTGCAGGACGAGGACATGCAACTTGTACGCAAATATTTCCCCTCGGCCCAACTGGCCGACATTCCTGATGCCGGACATTGGCTTCATACAGATCAGCCTGATCTGTTTATTAAAACACTAGATTATTTTTTATCGTGA
- a CDS encoding phospholipase yields MIYIVLLIVAALIVAWFTSRGGDEADSAQTKEVPDDCCGAHEVCEADSLLSVSDAIEYYNDEELDRFKGTEASDYSSIHIEEFRDVLYTLKEHEVTGWLKSIQLRGIELPMVIREEALMIVEERRTVQG; encoded by the coding sequence ATGATTTATATTGTATTACTTATTGTAGCCGCATTAATTGTGGCATGGTTTACTTCGCGGGGAGGAGATGAGGCAGATTCTGCACAAACGAAAGAGGTACCCGATGATTGCTGTGGAGCGCATGAAGTATGTGAGGCCGACAGCCTGCTGAGCGTCAGCGATGCAATAGAATATTATAACGACGAAGAGTTGGATCGTTTTAAAGGAACGGAAGCCAGTGACTATTCATCCATACACATTGAAGAGTTTCGCGATGTATTATATACTTTGAAGGAACACGAAGTAACCGGCTGGCTAAAGAGCATACAACTGCGGGGTATAGAACTGCCCATGGTTATCCGTGAAGAAGCCTTGATGATTGTGGAAGAAAGAAGAACAGTTCAAGGGTAG
- the holA gene encoding DNA polymerase III subunit delta: MTEFKQIMTDLKNRRFKPIYFLMGEETYYIDAITNYIVDNVLTEEEKGFNQTVYYGKDVDAATVVMASRRYPMMSKYQVVVVKEAQDIENIDELQHYASAPLNSTILVVNYKYKTLDRRKKLGSILKKNNAIFEFKKLYDNQVGAWLTQYLKDQGLTIDVKAGALMTDYLGTNLSKMVKEIDKLKVAVGPGLKHITPDHIEKNIGMSKDYNSFELQKALITKDVLKANRIIKVFGKDPKSHPIQAVISVLFNYFSKLMVYYYLPDKAKGNVARELGIREFFVQDYSMGARNYPARKVVSIISVLREYDMKSKGFGNVSANNGELLKEMVFKILH, encoded by the coding sequence ATGACCGAATTTAAGCAGATAATGACGGATTTGAAAAACCGTCGTTTTAAACCCATTTATTTTTTGATGGGCGAAGAGACTTACTATATAGATGCCATCACCAATTATATTGTGGACAATGTTTTAACCGAGGAGGAGAAAGGATTTAATCAAACCGTGTATTATGGTAAGGATGTGGATGCGGCTACCGTTGTAATGGCTTCGCGCCGCTATCCAATGATGTCGAAATACCAGGTAGTGGTGGTAAAAGAAGCACAGGATATTGAGAATATCGACGAATTACAACATTATGCGAGTGCCCCTTTAAACTCTACCATTCTGGTTGTCAACTACAAATATAAAACCCTTGACCGACGCAAGAAATTAGGATCGATCTTAAAAAAGAACAATGCTATTTTTGAGTTCAAAAAATTGTACGACAATCAGGTAGGTGCATGGCTTACACAGTATTTGAAAGATCAGGGCCTTACCATTGATGTAAAGGCCGGGGCGTTAATGACGGATTATCTGGGCACAAATCTGTCAAAGATGGTTAAAGAAATTGATAAGTTAAAGGTGGCTGTAGGCCCGGGCCTTAAGCATATTACGCCCGATCATATCGAGAAAAATATCGGTATGAGCAAAGATTATAATAGTTTTGAGCTCCAAAAAGCACTAATTACCAAAGATGTGCTTAAAGCCAACCGTATTATAAAGGTCTTTGGAAAAGACCCCAAGAGTCACCCCATTCAGGCGGTTATTTCAGTGCTGTTCAATTACTTTTCAAAACTGATGGTGTATTATTACTTACCCGATAAAGCAAAGGGAAATGTAGCCCGCGAACTGGGTATCCGTGAGTTTTTTGTGCAGGACTACAGCATGGGGGCACGTAACTATCCGGCACGTAAGGTGGTAAGCATCATTTCGGTGCTTCGCGAATACGACATGAAAAGTAAAGGCTTTGGAAATGTATCGGCCAACAACGGCGAATTACTCAAAGAAATGGTTTTTAAAATATTGCATTAA
- a CDS encoding arylamine N-acetyltransferase family protein, producing MNIEKYLDRIKHRGKSTPNLDLLKKLQKQHLLHVPFENLDIHYNVPIKLDIDRIYKKIVLNKRGGFCYELNGLFFKLLIALNFEARQISARVYNKEKGYGKEFDHMAIIVRIDDNEYLTDVGFGDFTFEPLKIDIGKIQYDERGTYLVDKYNDTYFSVNKTEKGKTTPKYIFQTSGRNFKEFQEMCAYHQTSPESNFTRNRLISLPTTNGRITISGNNLKINASDSTTEHEIKDEVEFKQYLRSLFDIPKL from the coding sequence ATGAACATAGAAAAATATCTCGATAGAATTAAACATAGAGGAAAGTCAACACCCAATTTGGATTTATTAAAAAAACTACAAAAACAGCATCTTTTGCATGTGCCGTTTGAGAATCTGGATATACATTATAATGTTCCGATTAAATTGGATATTGACCGAATTTACAAAAAGATCGTACTCAACAAGCGTGGAGGATTTTGTTATGAATTAAACGGGCTGTTTTTTAAACTGTTGATTGCACTAAACTTTGAGGCCAGACAAATCTCTGCTCGTGTTTATAACAAAGAAAAAGGGTATGGGAAAGAGTTTGACCATATGGCAATTATAGTTAGAATTGACGATAATGAATATTTAACAGATGTTGGATTTGGCGATTTTACTTTTGAGCCCCTCAAAATAGATATTGGTAAAATTCAATATGACGAACGCGGCACTTACCTTGTGGATAAGTATAACGATACTTATTTTAGCGTAAATAAAACGGAAAAAGGAAAAACCACTCCCAAATATATTTTCCAGACGAGCGGGAGAAATTTTAAGGAGTTTCAAGAAATGTGCGCTTACCACCAAACCAGTCCCGAGTCAAATTTTACGCGGAATAGATTAATCTCATTACCAACAACGAATGGAAGAATTACCATTAGCGGAAATAATTTGAAAATAAATGCGTCAGACTCAACAACGGAGCACGAAATAAAAGATGAAGTAGAATTCAAACAGTATTTGAGGAGTTTATTTGACATTCCAAAGCTATAA
- a CDS encoding SOS response-associated peptidase codes for MCFTVKYITQKKLIYAKRRSDSIGEINRIESELKELTIGMKPQFSASGFAHPPLLVFRNVHPLRPEMFQWGLVPHWVKDQKEAGRIRKKTLNARGESIFEKPSFKKAASHQRCLVMVDGFYDYHYSNNKAFPCLFQHRNKTPMVLAGLWDQCRTNNHNVWNTVTIVTTPAHGLIKEMQNNPKKKEQRSPLILNKHTENIWLGNTPRKQLDELVYSKANPDLEVSCKIDRMPGLWD; via the coding sequence ATGTGCTTTACAGTAAAATATATTACCCAAAAAAAGCTTATATACGCAAAGCGCCGAAGCGATTCGATTGGTGAAATAAACCGGATCGAAAGCGAACTCAAGGAATTAACCATCGGTATGAAGCCGCAGTTTTCTGCTTCGGGTTTTGCCCATCCGCCATTACTTGTATTTAGGAACGTACATCCCCTGCGTCCTGAAATGTTTCAATGGGGGCTTGTGCCTCATTGGGTTAAGGATCAGAAAGAAGCCGGCCGGATACGTAAAAAAACCCTTAACGCCCGAGGCGAAAGCATTTTTGAAAAACCTTCGTTTAAAAAAGCTGCAAGCCATCAGCGTTGTTTAGTAATGGTAGATGGCTTTTACGATTATCACTATAGTAACAATAAAGCCTTTCCCTGCCTTTTTCAACACAGAAATAAAACACCTATGGTGCTGGCCGGATTATGGGATCAGTGCCGTACCAACAACCATAATGTTTGGAACACGGTTACCATTGTTACAACTCCGGCCCATGGATTGATTAAAGAAATGCAAAATAATCCGAAAAAAAAGGAGCAACGTTCGCCCCTTATTCTCAATAAGCATACCGAAAATATTTGGCTTGGCAACACCCCTCGGAAGCAATTGGATGAACTCGTGTACAGTAAAGCTAATCCCGACCTTGAGGTTTCGTGTAAAATTGATAGGATGCCGGGTTTATGGGATTGA
- a CDS encoding aminotransferase class IV — MIDFVIYNGQTFNARQVPLDYNNRAFRYGDAFFESIKCNGHYPLHFHLHYKRMVKAMLSLKMDIASFPDEEEWKGLIAKLLQKNKSFGASRVRIQVFRRGEGLYTAQTNKVSYLIESLPLNSVAYQLNSKGLLVDVYDDMKKQYSPLSFFKNSNALHYVLAAGYKNEKAIDDCLLVNDQNKIIEAGSSNLFWLKDGVIFTPSVFTSCIDGVMRAVILGILEKHNVFQLIETRGATSQELLQADEVFITNAIQGIQWVVGFKEKRYYCQMSKKLVELLNTETFGA; from the coding sequence ATGATTGACTTTGTAATATATAACGGACAAACGTTTAACGCCAGGCAGGTGCCCTTAGATTATAACAACCGGGCGTTTAGGTATGGCGATGCTTTTTTTGAAAGCATAAAATGTAACGGCCATTACCCTTTACATTTCCATTTGCATTACAAGCGTATGGTAAAGGCCATGCTAAGCCTTAAAATGGATATCGCTTCATTTCCTGACGAGGAAGAATGGAAGGGGCTCATTGCTAAGTTACTGCAAAAAAACAAATCCTTTGGGGCATCGCGTGTACGCATCCAGGTGTTCAGAAGGGGCGAAGGTTTGTACACGGCACAAACCAACAAAGTAAGTTATCTTATTGAGTCCTTACCCTTAAATTCTGTTGCCTATCAGTTAAACAGCAAAGGTTTGTTGGTGGATGTGTATGACGACATGAAAAAGCAATACAGCCCCTTGTCGTTTTTTAAAAATTCAAATGCGCTTCATTACGTGCTTGCCGCAGGTTATAAAAACGAAAAAGCTATTGACGATTGCTTGCTTGTTAACGACCAAAACAAAATTATAGAAGCTGGCAGTTCTAATTTATTTTGGCTTAAAGACGGCGTTATTTTTACTCCATCTGTTTTTACAAGCTGTATCGATGGTGTTATGCGCGCCGTGATATTGGGTATATTAGAGAAGCACAATGTGTTTCAATTGATAGAAACCCGGGGAGCCACTTCGCAGGAGCTACTACAAGCCGATGAGGTTTTTATTACCAATGCCATCCAGGGTATCCAATGGGTAGTAGGCTTTAAAGAAAAACGTTATTATTGTCAGATGTCTAAGAAACTGGTGGAGCTGTTGAATACGGAAACATTTGGAGCATAA
- a CDS encoding AMP nucleosidase — protein MKTKKDIVDNWLPRYTHRKLADFTSYILLTNFQHYVDLFAEWHQVPVVGEDSNMPNASADGVTIINFGMGSPNAATIMDLLSAIDPKAVLFLGKCGGLKKKNQLGDLILPIAAIRNEGTSNDYLPAEVPALPAFSLQRAVSTTIRDYGRDYWTGTVFTTNKRVWEYDERFKKYLVKTRTMAIDMETATIFTVGFANEIPVGALLLVSDQPMISAGIKTDASDKKVTAEYVEQHLQIGIDSLKEIINGGKSVKHLLFDN, from the coding sequence ATGAAAACAAAAAAAGATATTGTGGACAACTGGTTGCCACGCTACACCCACCGTAAGTTAGCGGATTTTACTTCGTATATTTTACTTACTAACTTTCAACATTATGTCGATTTATTTGCGGAGTGGCACCAGGTGCCCGTAGTAGGCGAAGATAGTAATATGCCCAATGCAAGTGCCGATGGAGTAACCATAATTAATTTTGGGATGGGGAGTCCCAATGCGGCTACCATCATGGATTTGCTAAGTGCCATTGATCCTAAAGCGGTTTTGTTTTTGGGTAAATGCGGCGGACTGAAAAAGAAAAACCAGCTGGGCGATTTAATCCTTCCTATCGCTGCCATCCGTAACGAGGGAACTTCTAACGATTATTTACCTGCCGAGGTGCCTGCGCTACCTGCTTTTAGCCTTCAGCGTGCTGTTTCTACCACTATACGCGATTATGGACGCGATTATTGGACGGGCACGGTTTTTACTACCAACAAAAGAGTATGGGAATACGACGAACGCTTTAAAAAATATTTGGTAAAAACCCGCACCATGGCCATCGATATGGAAACCGCCACCATATTTACTGTAGGTTTTGCCAACGAGATACCCGTAGGTGCCTTGTTGCTTGTGTCTGATCAGCCCATGATTAGTGCCGGTATAAAAACCGATGCCAGCGACAAAAAGGTGACGGCCGAATACGTAGAACAACATCTGCAAATCGGTATCGATTCGCTCAAGGAAATCATCAACGGTGGAAAATCGGTGAAGCACCTGTTGTTTGATAATTAA
- a CDS encoding rhomboid family intramembrane serine protease: MNALVILIGAIVIVSATAFSQPQIFDKYKFNAYQIVHRKEYIRLLSHGFLHGSWTHLLVNMFVLYSFGRAVIYYFDSVFPGRGQLMFLLLFFSSLIFSSLYSLFKEKDNVYYSAVGASGAVSAVLFTSIFFAPYNLLYLFAVIPIPGIVFGVAYLIYTKIMAKKNIDNIGHDAHFWGAVFGFVFPLIYKPSLFMHFISELLPFI, translated from the coding sequence ATGAATGCACTAGTAATATTGATAGGCGCAATAGTAATTGTAAGCGCAACGGCTTTCAGTCAGCCACAAATTTTTGACAAATATAAGTTTAATGCCTATCAGATAGTGCACCGCAAAGAATATATCCGTTTACTCTCGCATGGCTTTTTGCACGGTTCGTGGACGCATCTTTTGGTTAATATGTTTGTGCTCTACTCATTCGGAAGGGCGGTTATATACTATTTCGATAGCGTATTTCCGGGCAGGGGGCAACTTATGTTTTTGCTGTTGTTTTTTTCGTCACTGATATTTTCGAGTCTGTATTCGCTATTTAAAGAAAAGGACAATGTTTATTACAGTGCGGTAGGTGCTTCAGGAGCGGTTTCGGCAGTGCTTTTTACCAGTATATTTTTTGCCCCTTATAACTTACTGTATCTGTTTGCAGTGATACCTATACCGGGTATTGTGTTTGGTGTGGCGTATTTGATTTATACCAAAATAATGGCTAAAAAAAATATCGACAACATTGGCCACGATGCCCACTTTTGGGGCGCTGTTTTTGGATTTGTTTTTCCCCTCATCTATAAGCCCTCTTTGTTTATGCATTTTATTAGCGAATTGCTTCCCTTTATTTAA
- a CDS encoding D-glycero-alpha-D-manno-heptose-1,7-bisphosphate 7-phosphatase, translated as MNKAVFIDRDGVVNSDEGHYYVYRVEDFVFNPDIEMALSLLKKAGFKTILVTNQGGVAKGEYDMEEVQLLHNYMQAQLEKYGAQFNAIYVCPHHHSVSVCDCRKPKPGMIYQGIRDLNIDPRKSFLIGDADRDIQAGQAAGLRACFKVKKNSSILAQVEHIISISDKA; from the coding sequence ATGAACAAGGCGGTTTTTATTGATAGGGATGGTGTGGTTAATAGTGATGAAGGCCATTATTATGTGTATAGGGTAGAGGATTTTGTTTTTAATCCGGATATCGAAATGGCTTTGTCGCTATTAAAAAAGGCAGGTTTTAAAACCATACTTGTTACCAATCAGGGCGGGGTGGCCAAGGGCGAGTATGATATGGAGGAGGTGCAGTTGTTGCACAATTATATGCAGGCACAGCTTGAAAAATACGGCGCTCAATTCAATGCCATCTATGTTTGCCCACATCATCATTCGGTATCGGTTTGTGATTGCCGAAAACCAAAACCTGGCATGATATATCAGGGTATACGTGATTTGAACATTGACCCACGGAAATCGTTTTTAATAGGGGACGCGGACAGGGACATACAAGCCGGACAAGCCGCCGGGCTCAGGGCCTGTTTTAAGGTGAAAAAAAACAGCTCGATACTTGCACAGGTAGAACACATTATATCCATAAGCGATAAGGCATGA